The following coding sequences are from one Humulus lupulus chromosome X, drHumLupu1.1, whole genome shotgun sequence window:
- the LOC133804625 gene encoding uncharacterized protein LOC133804625: protein MKKCKSAPHGNSGMIPSQRRSERLRRKCAPKYQCDISSDESESYTPLVVKTTSCKRATYSRKTSTKNENSGDNSLTLITEIMYQSGNENSIQQTKRFANATTSKVGTNEPMLNCDPNNAKEMLFPIWWGSLSIPNENFGNVDVCVACKSTRLSSDAFHVVCRFPTLLPVKVIPRHDVWPNCFDTSLPTDDIIDFYILPGSESSDNQDFSSLLDYLHAQDLAMTIAVYGTRFLLFSSHNLPHKYWRHEEKYYLWVVIIGVNAFFPLLEECPDSTGLLNAQGKRSFEGSPPIGRATMDEGPELVFSMPDEIFIPNAVEILLSSDNFDGGNIQRTDSCSPILPRQGSNSGVQGPEEKTAYSKSFYTSFLSEWIHNLEGDSFDEVTSAAGSGELVGQYYVKPSVASTLRAVFEKHGDIAQNCHMISRGLVTFVLERICEVVQDFQTLEPKNLRLHHLNTLKAVISEGEFLKADVKWLKILHEELCEVGNKMKEYRKIRNSKRSKAKEIESKKTELMKLQSQVQSLEMKISTLENDKERLDSDLYRAGRPIKLFHSHSIMHGFL from the exons ATGAAGAAGTGCAAATCTGCTCCTCATGGAAACTCTGGGATGATCCCATCTCAGAGGAGAAGTGAGCGTCTACGACGGAAATGTGCACCGAAATATCAATGTGATATAAGCTCGGACGAATCAGAAAGTTACACTCCCTTGGTTGTTAAGACAACCTCTTGCAAAAGAGCTACTTATTCAAGAAAGACTAGTACTAAAAATGAAAATTCAGGAGATAATTCTCTCACTCTCATCACAGAAATTATGTATCAGTCTGGGAATGAAAATTCAATACAACAGACAAAGCGCTTTGCCAATGCCACTACTTCAAAGGTTGGGACAAACGAGCCAATGCTAAACTGTGATCCTAACAATGCAAAAGAAATGCTTTTCCCTATATGGTG GGGAAGCTTGAGCATACCCAATGAAAACTTTGGGAATGTGGACGTATGTGTGGCTTGTAAGTCAACCAGGCTTTCTTCGGATGCGTTTCATGTTGTATGCCGATTTCCAACATTGCTTCCTGTTAAAGTGATTCCCAGGCATGATGTTTGGCCAAACTGCTTCGATACTTCTCTGCCAACTGATGACATCATAGACTTCTACATTTTACCAGGAAGCGAAAGCAG CGATAACCAAGATTTTAGCAGCTTGTTAGATTATTTGCATGCTCAAGATCTTGCAATGACAATTGCGGTTTATGGCACAAGATTTCTCTTGTTTTCTTCTCATAATCTTCCACATAAATATTGGA GACATGAGGAAAAGTACTATTTGTGGGTTGTCATAATTGGAGTGAATGCTTTCTTCCCACTTCTAGAGGAATGTCCTGATTCCACTGGCTTACTAAATGCTCAAG GTAAGAGATCATTTGAAGGGTCACCTCCAATTGGAAGAGCAACTATGGACGAAGGCCCCGAATTAGTGTTTTCTATGCCTGATGAAATTTTTATACCAAATGCTGTAGAAATTTTACTTTCTTCTGATAACTTTGATGGAGGGAATATTCAGAGGACTGATTCATGTTCACCAATTCTTCCAAGACAAGGCTCGAACTCTGGTGTACAAGGACCCGAAGAAAAGACTGCTTACAGTAAGAGCTTTTATACCTCCTTCCTGAGTGAATGGATACACAATTTAGAAGGCGATTCATTCGATGAAGTCACTTCGGCTGCTGGCAGTGGTGAATTAGTTGGTCAATATTATGTGAAACCAAGTGTGGCTTCAACTCTTCGAGCTGTCTTCGAAAAGCATGGTGACATTGCTCAAAACTGCCATATGATATCAAGAGGATTGGTTACTTTTGTCCTAGAGAGGATATGTGAAGTGGTTCAAGATTTCCAAACACTTGAGCCAAAAAATCTGAGGCTCCATCATCTGAATACTCTAAAAGCAGTTATCTCTGAAGGTGAATTTTTAAAGGCGGACGTGAAATGGCTTAAGATCCTCCATGAAGAACTCTGCGAAGTGGGGAACAAGATGAAGGAGTATCGGAAAATTAGAAACTCTAAACGTTCGAAAGCAAAAGAAATTGAGTCAAAGAAAACCGAGTTGATGAAATTGCAGTCTCAAGTTCAGTCGTTGGAGATGAAGATTTCGACATTGGAAAATGATAAGGAGAGACTAGATAGTGATCTTTACAGAGCTGGACGCCCAATCAAGCTTTTCCACAGCCATTCTATAATGCATGGTTTCCTCTAG